The Dehalococcoidales bacterium genome includes the window GGTGCGTAATATGGAGTCCCTGACGATAGGGATTTTTAACATAAAGCGGGTGAGGGCTATCTTGCCGCTCCGGGTACGCAGGTATAGGTAGATAGAAGCGACGACGATGAGCACCACCAGCAGGATGATGAACTTGTAATCAACCAGGAACCGGGAGAAGCCCATCGTAACCTTGGTAATCAGCGGGAGCTCGGTATTAAGCTGGCCGAACATGTCAACCAGCGTGGGCAATACGTTGGTTACCAGGAACCCGCCGATGATAAAAGCCAGGGTGAGCACGATGACGGGGTAGTTGAATATCTGGCGCAGGCGTTTCCTGGTATCAATCTGCTTGCTCAGGTAGTTGGCCAGATAGCCCAATCCCTGCTCCAGGTTGCCGGACTGCTCGCTGGCTTTGATAACCTCAAAATACGTTTCCGGGAAAATATTATTGTGTTTCTGTATGGCGCCGGAAAAGGAATTGCCGTTGCGGATCATGTTGATGATGTCAAAGACCACTTCTTTCATCCGTTTGTTGGCGGTCTGCTGCTGTATGAGCTGGAGCGCGCTGATAAGCGTGATGCCGGAGCTCAGCATATTGGATAAATCTAGGGAGAAGCTGACAATCTCCTTGTCTTTGATGGTTTGCAGCTTCAGCCCGAGCGACATTTTGGGGAGGAAGGTTTTTTTATCAGCGGACTGCAGCGTTAAAATGCGGTGATAGCCCAGTTTCAATACTGCCTGGGCGGCGGCGGCTTCCGAGGTGTTGGAAACCGTGCCCCTGACTATCTTTTTATCATCGGTGTAAGCGGTGTATTTATATACTCTCACGGACATTGCCTCCAGGGCGGATTTAGTGAACTATAGACCCACGGTATGCACACAGCGCATTATCTCCGTAACGGTGGTCAGGCCGTTCTTTACTTTCATCATGCCGTCCCGCTTCAGGGATTTCATGCCCTGGCTGAAAGCTATCTTTTTTATCTCGTCATGGGACGCATTTTTATGGATGGCGTTCCTGATTTCATCGGTCAGGACCAGCATTTCAAAGACGCCCGTCCTGCCCAGGAAGCCGGTATGGGCGCAGAAAGAACACCCGTTGCCGATGTAGCCCACCGGCGCTTTTTCCTTCATCTCTTCTTCATAGATGGCTTTTTCCTCCGCGGTCAGCGGCTTTTCCTTTTTACAATAGTTGCAGATGACGCGCGCCATCCTCTGAGAAATCACGGCAATCAGCGTGGAAGAAATGAGGAACGGGTCGATGCCCAAATCTATTAAACGGGTAATAATGCTTACCGCGTCATTGGCGTGGATGGAGGCCAGCAGCAGGTGCCCGGTCAGGGCGGCCTGCACGGCTATCCTGGCGGTTTCCTGGTCGCGGATTTCCCCGATGAGCACCACATCCGGGTCGCTGCGCAAAATCGCCCGCAGGCCGCTGGCATAGGTAACATCGGCCTTGGTGTTGACCTGCGTCTGGCTGATTTTGCTGAAGGTGTATTCAATCGGGTCTTCGATGGTGATGATGTTAAGCTGGTTTTTATCCAGGTGATTGATGCAGGAATAAAGAGAGGTGGTCTTGCCGGACCCGGTAGGGCCGCCGATGAGCATCATGCCGAAAGAGCTTTGTAATACGTCCTCCATCTGCGTCTGCATTTCCGGTAGCAGTCCCAGCCCGGTCAGGCCGTAAAGGTTCATGGACTTGTCCAGGATGCGCAGGGTGATTCTTTCGCCGCGGGCGGTGGAAAGGGTGGCGACGCGGATATCTATCTCTTTCTTGTCCACTTTGATGGAGAATTTCCCGTCCTGCGGCCGCCTTTTCTCCGCGATGTCCATCCCCGCCATGATTTTGATACGCGAAAGCAGCGAAGGATAGATGGACAGTGGCAGGGAAAACATGTCCGAAAGTATGCCGTCAATGCGGTAGCGAACGCGCAGGATATCATCCTGCGGCTCGAAGTGGATGTCCGAGGCTCGACTCTGCACGCCCTTTTTAATGGTCATGTTCACGGTATTTACTACCGGGGTATTTTCGTCATACTGCTGACTGTCCGAGGTTTTGAGCTCTTCATCGATAAGTATCTGGTTGATCTGTTTTTCAAATTCGGTATCGGACTTGTAATAGATATTGATGACGCGCTCGATTTCCTTGGGCATGGCCAGGTTGACCAGGACGCGCTTCTTGGCGATGGCCCTGATTTCCTGGATGTTGCGGATATCGTCCGGGTAAGCCATGGCGATGGTCAGCGTATCATCATTCACTTTCATGGGCAGCACCAGGTTTTTCCGGGCGAAGGCCTCATTGATAACGCGTATGGCGTCATAATCGATGACCTCGTCACTGAGGTCAACATAAGGTATCTTGTAGATATCCCTGAGGATTAATGACAAACTTTCCCAGGTCATTTTTCCCTGGTTGATAAGGATTTCCCCGAGGCGTCCGCCCTGTTTCTTCTGGAGCGCCAGGGCCTGCTCCAGGTCCGCTTTGGTAATCAAATCGTTTTCTACGAGCAAATCCCCGATTTTCTTGCGTTCCAGGTTCTTTTTTAAAATGTTTAAATCAAGTTCAGGTTCCATCAGTTTTCCTCAATTTCCAGATTACTTTTTCCGGTGTTAAGCCTCCGCCGCGCTATCGGCTATTGAATTGACCGAGTTCCTTTTATTGACCTCATTAATCAGGCGTTCCAGCTCTTTTTCATCGAACAGGCGCCAGCCCCGGCCGTCACGGTATTGCACTTCCGCGAAAGTATTATTGGCTACCCAGCGAAAGAAGGTGTTTTTAGATATCCCGGCAATGGAGCATGCTTCCGAGGTGCGGTAATACTTCTGGTTGTTGATAATTTGCGGCATGATGAACGTACTCCTGTGTATGCTTTGGTATACCCGTCTCAACCAAAGGATACCGTACCACCCATGTCAAAAAAATAAAATTCCCGTTAAAAAATATTAACAACCCGTAAATAATGGGCGCGCCGGGAGACCGGCGGAATGGGGTGGAAAGACTTTCGGGCGGTAAGGGGGAAAATAAAAAAGGGGAGGATATTAACAGGGAACAGGCGTCACAGAATGATTAAGGGCGGTTTATTTAGTAACGGGGTGGGGGGTAAAAAAGACAGCGGGGGCGGGTGAGTAAAGGGGAAACCCTGTGGTGGCGGCCGGCTACCGGCCGCCACGAGGAGGAGGGGCAGAGGAAAGGCGGGGAGCGCGAGGGCTGGCGGTAAGGAGGAGAAACCAAACCTTCGCGCCTGGGTTACGCCTTTTGCTCTGCCCCGGTAAATTCTTGTTGTAAAAAGGGTATTATCAGCTATTTTTTCTCTTCAGGTTTTTTCATCGGCGGCCATTTGCGGGTAAGCGATATCTCCAGGAAAGTAACCGGCCGGGCCGGGTCACATTTCTTGATAATCAGCGGGCAGTGCAGCAGACCCGGGGGAATAGAGACTACCGTGGTAGAGGTGATGCGATGCACTTCCCTTTCCTCGCCGAGGGTTATCTCTATTTCCGCGCCGAAATCGGTAATATCCTTGGGGTTGCCGCCGATAAAGCAGAGGAGCTCGTGGAATTCATGGGTATGGGGCATTTCAGCCTTGTACCTGGTATCCGCCAGGCAGTGATAGCCGATACATACATCGGCATCATACTCTCCATTATGAGAGACGATAGAAGTTCCGGTGTAGTGAGGTATCTTCACGAATGGGCCCTGAATCAGGTGCTTGCCGTATTTTGTTTTCGCCATATCCAATTCTCCTTACGTCAGCAGATTTTTGCGGTACTACTCGTTGCCGGAAGCGCGGGAATAATTGGTGCTGTTGCCCGCGGTGAAAAAGAACACCGGGCTATCGATGCGGCGGAAAATCAGGGGCAGGTGTTTCATGCCCCGGGGGACGAAGATGAGACAGGAGTAATCGATGATATATTTTTCGTCTTCCAGCCAGAACTCGATTTCACCATCGAACTTGCGCGGATTTTTAATATCGCCGGAAACGAACCCCAGCACCTCGTCGAAGTCATGGGTGTGGGCTATTTCCGTCTGGATGCCCTGGTTGCCGTGGGTCTGAATAATCCAGTGGCAGTCCAGGTAAAAAGCTCCGGGCAGTACCTTATCATTAAGCCCGAAAAGCGCGAAACCCTCGGTGTAGTTGCCGGCTTTCTTTTGTTCTTCCAGTCTTTTCATGAACTCGGCCGGCGGCGCCGGCGGCACGAACGGTTCCGTTACGATATATTTGGCGTATTTTCTGTCATCCATTTTGTACTGTCCTCTCTATAATTATTATTGTAAGAACGGCGCCGCCGGCCATTTCACCGCTTACGGTTTATTTTCAAGTTTTTTCAGCAAATCCGGCGGAATCTTGTAGGTGTCCGTTGGCCCGGTAGCGATATACCAGATAGGGGTATCGATTCTCTTGAAATTGATGGGGGCGTGTTTTACCCCGGCCGGGACAAAGACGGCGCAGCTTTTGGTGATGGTGTGTTTTTCGCCGTCAAGCCAGAATTCCACCTCACCGCCCAGGTCGCGCGGGTCCGCGTGGTTAGTCCCGAGGAATACCAGGTACTCGTCATAATCATGGGAGTGCTCATCCGGGGGGCTGCCCCGGCCGGTAACGCCCATGAAGCTGGCCGCCATAAAATAGTACGCGCCCTCGACGACTTCAGAATCGACATATATCGGGAATTTAACTAGAGACGAGTCGATATGATGCGTATCGCCCGGCTTCGGGTCTGTAACAAAATTATTATCGTATTTTGTTCTAGCCAATTTTCCCTCTCCTCTTTAATCCGGTGAATGATAGCATATTACCGATTGCCTGCGTTTATTATCCCGTAATAATATCAACCCCCCTTTCGGCTTATTTTAATTAACAAAAATTACTTATTTTTATCATTTATCCGGTTTATGCGGTACTATTTACTATTATTTCCCGGTGCGAACCAGCATGCGCCTACCCCGGTAAAACGTAATTTGTATTTTATTTTGATTGTCTATTATAATAGTGTTACTCTATGATAATATAGCGTTATGATAATATAATACAATCTTTATTATAATGTCAATATCCCTTAAAGGGAGGAGATAAAAAATATTATAAAGGAGGTGGTAATCTTTACCGGAAAATACCTGTCAAAGACCAATCGCGCGTATCTTCTATAATAATTAAAGGAGAAGGGAAATGGCTGAAACAAAATACGGAAAATATATTGTTTACGATGCGAAGTTACCTATGATGAAAAATGCGCCCCCTCATCCCGAGCCTCCTAAAGGGGAACAAAACGGCTCTATTGTTTTGTATGTTGATGATACAATAATAAAGGGAGCTTTCTACTTAAACTGCGCTCTGATATGGAGGGCGTCAGACCAGGGCAGCCCCGGCATCGTTCACGCGCATGACGACTACGATGAATACGTGGGGTTCCTGGGAAGCAACCCGGAAGACCCGCATGATTTGTGCGGAGAAGTAGAATTCTGGCTAGGCGATGAA containing:
- a CDS encoding type II secretion system F family protein gives rise to the protein MRVYKYTAYTDDKKIVRGTVSNTSEAAAAQAVLKLGYHRILTLQSADKKTFLPKMSLGLKLQTIKDKEIVSFSLDLSNMLSSGITLISALQLIQQQTANKRMKEVVFDIINMIRNGNSFSGAIQKHNNIFPETYFEVIKASEQSGNLEQGLGYLANYLSKQIDTRKRLRQIFNYPVIVLTLAFIIGGFLVTNVLPTLVDMFGQLNTELPLITKVTMGFSRFLVDYKFIILLVVLIVVASIYLYLRTRSGKIALTRFMLKIPIVRDSILRTSLLTYTHMASMLLRAGLSLPVVMYHCAQTVSNLYIREILFQVRNQLIQGRSLSSALRSTNLFDSVSLEKIAIGERTGDINLAFTNISLAYEKAIDDSIKAFMAIIEPAIIIGIALVVGGLALSIITPMYSLVGSFK
- a CDS encoding ATPase, T2SS/T4P/T4SS family translates to MEPELDLNILKKNLERKKIGDLLVENDLITKADLEQALALQKKQGGRLGEILINQGKMTWESLSLILRDIYKIPYVDLSDEVIDYDAIRVINEAFARKNLVLPMKVNDDTLTIAMAYPDDIRNIQEIRAIAKKRVLVNLAMPKEIERVINIYYKSDTEFEKQINQILIDEELKTSDSQQYDENTPVVNTVNMTIKKGVQSRASDIHFEPQDDILRVRYRIDGILSDMFSLPLSIYPSLLSRIKIMAGMDIAEKRRPQDGKFSIKVDKKEIDIRVATLSTARGERITLRILDKSMNLYGLTGLGLLPEMQTQMEDVLQSSFGMMLIGGPTGSGKTTSLYSCINHLDKNQLNIITIEDPIEYTFSKISQTQVNTKADVTYASGLRAILRSDPDVVLIGEIRDQETARIAVQAALTGHLLLASIHANDAVSIITRLIDLGIDPFLISSTLIAVISQRMARVICNYCKKEKPLTAEEKAIYEEEMKEKAPVGYIGNGCSFCAHTGFLGRTGVFEMLVLTDEIRNAIHKNASHDEIKKIAFSQGMKSLKRDGMMKVKNGLTTVTEIMRCVHTVGL
- a CDS encoding helix-turn-helix domain-containing protein codes for the protein MPQIINNQKYYRTSEACSIAGISKNTFFRWVANNTFAEVQYRDGRGWRLFDEKELERLINEVNKRNSVNSIADSAAEA